In Pseudomonas fluorescens NCIMB 11764, a single window of DNA contains:
- the sctW gene encoding type III secretion system gatekeeper subunit SctW has product MILPAISSGGRAAQARLNAEKAAEHPQPQATAETDLDDSGTAGVLQRFVQISDEMSAALAQFRGRRQFELKSDTLTDNFERVLDDDTVPKVRQILSLARLGDKPISWLLQMARKLFADDSDLALVLRELLRRKKLEKSTRQRLETLLQTVVAQASPKRMNAGINAALKARMFGASMAVRAALLRETYRDFLESDEGPVSCYQDWIALYGPLQRTNVLAFIEAALLTDISAQDPSCSRAEFGQLLARLNDLKRLRSADGLFIGGLLGDELICRHNPDESDWLVFLFGLLTWPDELDQLLLGVLGERVLLSLHRERSTLLQTVRRFSLQLPLQLFADEEAPLRLARQFSLLADVAYTHECIEQRRLGGCS; this is encoded by the coding sequence ATGATCCTGCCAGCGATTTCCAGCGGTGGGCGCGCGGCCCAGGCGCGGCTGAATGCCGAGAAGGCCGCCGAGCATCCGCAGCCACAGGCGACGGCGGAGACTGATCTCGACGACAGCGGCACGGCGGGCGTCCTGCAGCGTTTCGTGCAGATCAGCGATGAAATGTCGGCGGCATTGGCGCAGTTTCGTGGCCGCCGGCAGTTCGAACTGAAGTCCGACACCTTGACCGACAACTTCGAAAGGGTCCTGGACGACGACACCGTGCCCAAGGTTCGGCAGATTCTCAGCCTGGCACGGCTCGGCGACAAACCCATCAGCTGGTTGCTGCAAATGGCGCGGAAGCTGTTTGCCGATGACAGCGATCTGGCGTTGGTGCTGCGAGAACTGTTGCGTCGTAAAAAACTCGAGAAAAGCACCCGTCAGCGGCTCGAAACCCTTTTGCAGACGGTGGTCGCCCAGGCGTCTCCCAAGCGCATGAACGCCGGCATCAACGCCGCGCTCAAGGCCAGGATGTTCGGCGCGAGCATGGCTGTGCGCGCCGCGCTGTTGCGCGAAACGTACCGGGATTTTCTCGAGTCCGATGAAGGGCCGGTCAGCTGTTATCAGGACTGGATTGCGCTGTACGGCCCACTGCAACGCACGAATGTACTGGCCTTCATCGAAGCGGCGCTGCTCACCGATATCAGCGCCCAGGACCCGAGTTGCTCGCGCGCAGAGTTTGGCCAACTGCTGGCCCGGCTGAATGACCTCAAGCGCCTGCGTTCAGCCGATGGTCTGTTCATCGGCGGCCTGCTGGGCGATGAACTGATCTGCCGGCACAACCCCGATGAATCCGACTGGCTGGTGTTCCTGTTCGGCCTATTGACCTGGCCCGATGAGCTCGACCAGTTGTTGCTCGGCGTGCTCGGTGAGCGCGTGCTGCTGAGCCTGCACCGTGAGCGCTCGACGCTGCTGCAGACGGTGCGCCGGTTCAGCCTGCAGTTGCCGTTGCAACTGTTTGCCGATGAAGAGGCGCCGCTGCGCCTGGCGCGACAGTTTTCGCTGCTGGCCGACGTTGCCTACACCCACGAATGCATTGAACAGCGTCGTCTCGGCGGTTGCTCATGA